In the Sarcophilus harrisii chromosome 3, mSarHar1.11, whole genome shotgun sequence genome, one interval contains:
- the LOC100934964 gene encoding LOW QUALITY PROTEIN: transmembrane protein 143 (The sequence of the model RefSeq protein was modified relative to this genomic sequence to represent the inferred CDS: inserted 2 bases in 2 codons; deleted 2 bases in 1 codon; substituted 1 base at 1 genomic stop codon), whose protein sequence is MPGPCGPGAASRPHSSLTTKMGEYRKMWNPTEPRNWAQQYQERFIPFSKDQLQPSLKGPQCGFLQEFHSGPSAKAALLEFAAQVDLCTLYQYNCTLTQLQALYSPINPDRETLEQPSLTDPQRLANEQEVLRALEPLLDQANFSPLSEDALAYALVVHHPQDEVQVSINLDHYAYMQFWALGQRVGRLPRKSIVGSERGFFTXVPLLSARFKRVVVAGPHLPGHLVLKSLQXTLEGLEQLLPSXKVRTPLQRALPQPGMLLASLVFFVNVLVVLSRPSRWPASLLLALHHLWRHGFQQSAGQRRNLQAWSWRICFYFRSTSNNSELITIPWCGRAQEEHAKEVLLAHSFMGAPGAWAPEGELCPRAPPRLPGAPRPLPREPGGCSDPVEAWLLARTGRAATPTGPGPSPGALTQSSPPRAPAGRDPGSSPEASRVRPALGRPSLGWRDLRPCNSRPCASRAAVAAAKPPKK, encoded by the exons ATGCCGGGGCCCTGCGGCCCCGGGGCCGCCTCCCGGCCCCATTCCTCCCTGACCACCAAGATGGGGGAGTATCGGAAGATGTGGAACCCCACGGAGCCCCGGAACTGGGCCCAGCAGTACCAGGAGCGCTTCATCCCCTTCTCCAAGGACCAGCTGCAGCCCTCCCT GAAAGGTCCCCAATGTGGCTTCCTGCAGGAGTTTCACTCGGGGCCCTCGGCCAAGGCTGCGCTCCTGGAGTTTGCGGCCCAGGTGGACTTGTGCACCCTGTATCAGTATAACTGCACCCTGACCCAGCTGCAG GCACTGTACAGCCCCATCAACCCTGACCGCGAGACTCTGGAGCAGCCCTCCCTCACGGACCCTCAGCGTCTGGCCAACGAGCAGGAGGTCCTGCGGGCCCTGGAGCCGCTGCTGGACCAGGCCAACTTCTCCCCGCTGTCGGAGGACGCCCTGGCCTACGCCCTGGTGGTCCATCACCCGCAAGACGAGGTCCAG GTGAGCATCAACCTGGACCACTACGCTTACATGCAGTTCTGGGCCCTGGGCCAGCGAGTGGGGCGGCTTCCCCGCAAGTCCATAGTGGGCTCTGAACGGGGCTTCTTCACTTAAGTCCCTCTGCTGAGC GCGCGCTTTAAGCGGGTGGTGGTGGCGGGCCCGCACCTGCCGGGGCACCTGGTGCTCAAGAGCCTAC CCACCCTGGAGGGGCTGGAGCAGCTGCTGCCCA CGAAGGTGCGGACGCCCCTGCAGCGGGCCCTGCCTCAACCTGGGATGCTGCTGGCCTCC CTGGTGTTCTTCGTCAATGTGCTGGTGGTGCTCTCCCGACCCTCAAGGTGGCCAGCCTCCCTGCTGCTTGCTCTTCACCATCTATGGCGCCATGGCTTCCAGCAGAGCGCTGG CCAGCGGCGGAACCTCCAGGCCTGGAGCTGGCGCATATGCTTCTACTTCAGGAGCACGTCCAACAACTCTGAGCTGATTACTATTCCCTGGTGCGGGAGGGCCCAGGAGGAGCACGCCAAGGAGGTGCTGCTGGCCCACAGCTTCATGGGGGCGCCGGGGGCCTGGGCCCCCGAGGGTGAGCTATGCCCCCGGGCCCCGCCCCGGCTCCCCGGggccccccgccccctccccagaGAGCCGGGCGGCTGCAGTGACCCGGTGGAAGCCTGGCTCCTGGCCCGCACGGGCCGGGCGGCGACTCCAACGGGGCCCGGGCCCTCACCCGGGGCCCTGACCCAGAGCTCCCCTCCCCGGGCGCCCGCCGGCAGAGACCCCGGCTCCTCCCCGGAGGCCAGCCGAGTGAGGCCGGCCCTGGGCCGCCCCAGCCTGGGCTGGCGCGACCTCCGCCCCTGCAACAGCCGCCCCTGCGCCTCGCGGGCCGCCGTGGCTGCCGCCAAGCCGCCAAAGAAGTGA
- the LOC116422701 gene encoding extensin-like yields the protein MPPPPPQPPPSPLHTKCLTPSPRSHQHRPTATPSPHRRTLINTAPACLPPHAAATHTAPYHHYTNTTEKHNMQPTTTKKSHPYPPPPTQQKHRQSPTSTLAVTNPPLHLQHRLSLPPKNPPTPYLHTLPHNPSPPPTQNTANTPHLHPKHKTKHRTSPIPHSTPQNPQHRIKHFPTVTMPSSPPRQNSHHPATYHAFHTAAPSTARSDPARPRQPAFPSYPPWEAGLEPQSPALQWRPPGPWHSIALAAQPGRDSPQALAPPGPGPVAEPSAPE from the coding sequence ATGCCGCCACCGCCGCCGCAGCCGCCACCCTCACCCCTACACACAAAATGTCTAACCCCCTCCCCACGCTCCCACCAACACCGCCCCACCGCCACCCCATCACCACACCGCCGTACACTCATAAACACTGCTCCAGCCTGCCTACCACCCCATGCTGCCGCCACTCACACCGCGCCCTACCACCACTACACCAATACCACCGAAAAACACAACATGCAACctaccaccaccaaaaaaagcCACCCCTATCCACCACCACCAACACAGCAAAAACACCGGCAATCACCAACATCTACCCTGGCCGTCACCAACCCTCCTCTCCACCTGCAACACCGTCTGTCCCTACCACCAAAAAATCCACCAACCCCCTATCTCCACACCCTGCCGCACAACCCCTCCCCACCGCCCACACAAAACACGGCAAATACCCCTCATCTCCACcctaaacataaaacaaaacaccGTACGTCACCTATCCCTCACTCCACCCCACAAAACCCACAACACCGCATAAAACATTTCCCCACCGTAACCATGCCCTCATCACCACCACGCCAAAATTCCCACCATCCCGCCACTTACCACGCATTTCACACCGCCGCCCCATCCACCGCGCGAAGTGACCCCGCCCGGCCCCGCCAGCCAGCCTTCCCAAGCTACCCGCCCTGGGAGGCCGGCCTGGAGCCTCAGTCTCCCGCCCTGCAGTGGCGGCCGCCCGGCCCCTGGCACTCGATTGCTCTGGCCGCCCAGCCCGGTCGGGACTCGCCTCAGGCTCTGGCACCTCCTGGCCCCGGGCCCGTAGCGGAACCCTCTGCCCCAGAATAG
- the CCDC114 gene encoding coiled-coil domain-containing protein 114, with translation MSRTSAMSRTSSGSTPFPALPEPTSPEPPGVFSPGQHASGRQGAGRTADLDSSGAPAWGSEWPRPAPPPARGPAPAPCPAEGELSRLQRQCREQVSHEKKISQNQAHRFLEQAREKGLRNLLDRRQPLYKEVVKEQQHLKKLDQQIAKWETRVLLQLKELRGPGLVLKRKAQNLHRVMVLENQLNRAITRFDTQLVRNRVLREELGLLHIQRNRFLNINHQLKKELNDIRSDIQSHIDNSNSAFDAREEAKLKLSQLQEKLHKDVSQYNAELQVIQRQICHLEQLHKFLVTKNQRILGREVLEGGRSAEREVAEGLRKTSQEKAIIQYEEVLEKLAEITGQATAEDIFHTYLENEEKNFAEFTFINEQNSEMEKLKEDIQEIQDAVTQLTLAQEEADKGVQYQQLQELEQQKADLSKEAEMVETKHNNLKKILEQLKEAIQSLFYKAKCDDSKLKQLLGGSHIGNKIMELLLSLIEQRVIDLLAAQAFDSFSMESPTYNPQATALRLLGQTDEVVPKKPSLPQPPAMEDPVGLELTGDRPLNPEELKNLVLKMVQERELAKDMSMNMSFSRKAEKSIV, from the exons ATGTCCCGGACGTCGGCCATGTCCCGGACGTCATCCGGTTCTACCCCCTTCCCCGCCCTACCTGAACCCACCTCCCCGGAGCCCCCGGGAGTTTTTTCCCCAGGCCAGCATGCCTCTGGCCGCCAGGGCGCCGGGAGGACAGCGGACCTGGACAGCTCAGGGGCTCCGGCCTGGGGGTCGGAGTGGCCCCGGCCGGCCCCTCCCCCGGCGAGGGGCCCCGCACCTGCCCCCTGCCCTGCAGAGGGGGAGCTGAGCCGCCTGCAGAGACAATGCCGG GAACAGGTGAGCCATGAAAAGAAGATCTCGCAGAACCAAGCCCACAGGTTCCTGGAGCAGGCCCGGGAGAAGGGTCTTCGGAACCTCCTGGACCGCCGGCAGCCGCTGTACAAGGAGGTGGTCAAGGAGCAGCAGCATCTGAAGAAGCTGGACCAACAG ATTGCCAAGTGGGAGACCCGAGTGTTGCTGCAGCTGAAGGAGCTCAGGGGCCCAGGTCTTGTCCTGAAGAGGAAGGCCCAGAACCTGCACAGGGTGATGGTCTTGGAGAACCAGCTGAACCGG GCCATCACACGCTTTGACACCCAGCTGGTGAGGAACAGAGTCCTCCGGGAAGAGCTGGGGCTGCTGCACATCCAGAGAAATCGCTTTCTGAACATCAACCACCAGCTGAAGAAG GAGCTGAATGACATCCGGTCCGACATCCAGTCCCACATAGACAACTCCAATTCGGCCTTCGACGCCAG GGAGGAAGCCAAGCTGAAGCTGAGCCAGCTGCAGGAGAAGCTGCACAAGGATGTGAGCCAGTACAACGCGGAGCTGCAGGTGATCCAGAGGCAGATCTGCCACCTGGAGCAGCTGCACAAGTTCCTGGTGACCAAGAACCAGAGAATTTTGGGACGCGAGGTGTTGGAGGGCGGGCGAAGCGCTGAG CGGGAGGTGGCCGAGGGCCTCCGCAAGACCTCGCAGGAGAAGGCCATCATCCAGTACGAGGAGGTGCTGGAGAAGCTGGCCGAGATAACGGGCCAGGCCACGGCAGAGGACATCTTCCACACGTACCTGGAAA atgaagaaaaaaactttgcCGAGTTCACCTTTATCAACGAGCAGAACTCGGAGATGGAGAAACTCAAGGAGGATATCCAGGAG ATCCAGGATGCCGTGACTCAGTTGACCTTGGCCCAAGAAGAGGCTGACAAGGGGGTCCAGTACCAGCAGCTGCAAGAGCTGGAGCAGCAGAAGGCGGATCTCTCTAAGGAAGCTGAGATGGTGGAGACGAAGCACAATAACCTGAAAAAGATCCTAGAGCAGCTCAAGGAGG CAATCCAGTCTCTGTTCTACAAGGCCAAGTGTGACGACTCTAAGCTCAAACAGCTGCTGGGCGGCAGCCACATCGGGAACAAGATCATGGAGCTGCTCCTCAGCCTCATCGAGCAGCGAGTCATCGACCTGCTGGCCGCCCAGGCCTTCGACAGCTTCTCCATG GAATCCCCCACCTACAACCCCCAGGCCACGGCCCTCAGGCTTCTGGGCCAGACTGACGAGGTGGTCCCCAAGAAGCCCTCTCTCCCGCAGCCCCCTGCCAT GGAGGATCCCGTGGGGCTGGAGCTGACGGGCGATCGGCCCCTGAATCCCGAGGAGCTGAAAAACCTGGTCCTCAAGATG GTGCAGGAGCGGGAGCTGGCCAAGGACATGTCTATGAACATGTCGTTCAGCAGGAAGGCAGAGAAGTCCATTGTGTAA